The following are encoded in a window of Solidesulfovibrio magneticus RS-1 genomic DNA:
- a CDS encoding DksA/TraR family C4-type zinc finger protein, producing the protein MAGGWTADGAVQDQIAHSVEDEAARARSRLPRGESLLVCEACGEAIPEARRKALPGVRLCVACQEERDADDGAASLYNRRGNKDSQLR; encoded by the coding sequence ATGGCCGGTGGTTGGACAGCGGACGGCGCGGTGCAGGACCAGATCGCCCATTCCGTGGAAGACGAGGCGGCCCGGGCGCGCAGCCGGTTGCCGCGCGGCGAAAGTTTGCTTGTCTGCGAGGCATGCGGCGAGGCCATCCCCGAGGCCCGGCGCAAGGCCCTGCCCGGGGTGCGGCTGTGCGTGGCCTGCCAGGAGGAACGCGACGCCGACGACGGCGCGGCCAGCCTCTACAACCGGCGCGGCAACAAGGACAGCCAGCTGCGCTGA
- a CDS encoding response regulator, whose product MLRTWTGILLTVLTVVVLSLCKVYGLTIPNPVLIFALSIALSAFLGGCLAGFCSVAIALGYVLVDWSQPEALFRYSPVNVQRLIVFLATMPLLALLVCRLHRSNHERLAALSARTEELEASRKRLQRAELVAMTGNWEVDVATGALSTSEGARRIYGLGDKEMTLDEAKDRPLPQYRQMLNASWTALLAHGEPYAVDFQIRRPTDGALIDIHSRATYDPAAGTVFGIIQDVTAAKQAEAALIAARRRADEANAAKSLFLATMSHEVRTPLNGLLGMLQVLEEAELTPADRDCLGAALASARHLGALVSDLLDLSRIESGRLETVQEAFSLPAVIKEACAPLAALALAKGLAWSLFLDEALPEQVTGDSQKLRRVLNNIIGNAVKFTTKGGVRIEFRLVRARGDKALVRCLVSDDGPGVSEGFLPRLCTVFSQEQGQQVAAGPSGVGLGLSIVRELMRLLGGEVTIDSREGEGADVYLTFEYRLAASCPLPDRDAAALAPTGLRVLVAEDDAISRLACRQLLRRLGHVVTDVANGALALAALVEADFDLVVMDLQMPEMDGLTAIRAIRGEPRFAAKAGVPIVVMTACAFTEDRDRCLAAGADVYLSKPVEKAALGRAIEAALAVGRGRG is encoded by the coding sequence ATGCTGCGAACCTGGACCGGAATACTCTTGACCGTGCTGACCGTCGTTGTGCTCAGCCTGTGCAAGGTCTATGGCCTCACGATTCCCAATCCGGTCCTCATTTTTGCCCTATCTATCGCCCTGTCGGCCTTTCTCGGCGGTTGTCTGGCCGGTTTTTGCAGCGTGGCCATTGCTTTGGGCTATGTGCTGGTGGACTGGTCCCAGCCAGAAGCGCTTTTTCGCTACAGCCCGGTCAATGTCCAGCGACTGATCGTTTTTCTGGCCACCATGCCGTTGCTGGCCCTTCTCGTGTGCCGGCTTCACCGAAGCAATCACGAGCGCCTGGCCGCCCTCTCAGCCCGGACCGAGGAGCTGGAAGCCAGTCGCAAGCGCCTCCAGCGGGCCGAACTCGTGGCCATGACCGGCAACTGGGAAGTGGATGTGGCCACCGGCGCGCTCTCCACCTCCGAAGGGGCGCGGCGCATCTATGGGCTTGGCGACAAAGAGATGACCCTGGACGAGGCCAAGGACCGGCCCTTGCCCCAGTATCGCCAGATGCTCAACGCCAGTTGGACGGCGTTGCTCGCACACGGCGAACCCTATGCTGTGGATTTCCAGATACGGCGGCCAACCGACGGGGCGCTCATCGACATCCACTCACGGGCCACCTACGACCCCGCCGCCGGCACGGTGTTCGGCATCATCCAGGACGTCACCGCCGCCAAGCAGGCGGAAGCGGCGCTCATTGCCGCCCGGCGTCGGGCCGATGAAGCCAATGCGGCCAAGAGCCTGTTTTTGGCCACCATGAGCCATGAGGTGCGCACGCCCTTAAATGGCCTGCTCGGCATGTTGCAGGTGCTGGAAGAAGCCGAGCTCACCCCTGCGGACCGGGATTGCCTGGGGGCTGCCCTGGCGTCGGCGCGCCATCTTGGCGCGCTGGTCTCGGACCTTTTGGACCTCTCCCGCATCGAATCCGGCCGTCTGGAAACCGTCCAGGAGGCGTTTTCGTTGCCGGCCGTCATCAAGGAAGCCTGCGCCCCCCTGGCCGCCCTGGCCCTGGCCAAGGGGCTGGCCTGGAGCCTCTTCCTGGACGAAGCCTTGCCGGAACAGGTGACCGGCGATTCCCAGAAATTGCGCCGGGTGCTCAACAACATCATCGGCAATGCCGTCAAGTTCACCACCAAGGGCGGGGTGCGGATCGAGTTCCGGCTTGTCCGTGCACGGGGTGATAAGGCCCTGGTGCGTTGTCTGGTTTCCGACGACGGCCCGGGCGTTTCCGAAGGCTTCCTGCCGCGTCTGTGCACGGTGTTTTCCCAGGAGCAAGGCCAGCAGGTCGCGGCGGGGCCGTCCGGTGTCGGCCTGGGATTGTCCATTGTCCGGGAATTGATGCGTCTTTTGGGCGGCGAGGTGACCATCGACAGCCGAGAGGGGGAGGGGGCCGACGTCTATCTGACCTTCGAATACCGGCTGGCCGCGTCCTGTCCGTTGCCGGACCGTGATGCCGCAGCACTCGCGCCGACTGGACTGCGGGTGCTGGTGGCCGAGGACGACGCCATCAGCCGTCTGGCCTGTCGCCAGTTGCTGCGGCGTCTGGGGCATGTCGTCACGGACGTGGCCAACGGCGCGCTGGCCCTGGCCGCCCTGGTCGAGGCGGATTTCGATCTGGTGGTCATGGACCTGCAAATGCCCGAGATGGACGGCCTGACGGCCATCCGGGCCATTCGCGGCGAACCTCGCTTCGCGGCCAAGGCCGGGGTTCCCATCGTCGTCATGACGGCCTGCGCCTTTACCGAGGACCGTGACCGTTGTCTGGCCGCCGGAGCCGACGTCTACCTGTCCAAGCCCGTGGAAAAGGCCGCGCTGGGTCGTGCCATCGAGGCCGCCCTGGCCGTGGGGCGGGGCAGGGGATAG
- a CDS encoding GGDEF domain-containing protein — MSPNILWQPSTTQKCFLTAACFVLIDLIARLHYVTGFAYEFNSLYTLPLLVSAWCLGNIACVCTTVFCLAEWAYTDIRLDGGQSGLLPLVCNTTTRAVTIGCVIVLMKRLRRALQQEWDNSRQDLLSGLWNRRYFLELGATILTFAKRHDLPVTMAFMDLDRFKEVNDTLGHAVGDDLLRTVAAAMRAHFRYEDLLARLGGDEFAAIMPGMTAQDAQTRLESLRDKIREAMDQRRWPVTLSIGAVSFVVVEGGIEDMVSAADAVMYEAKAAGRDRLVLHTYPPAPAA, encoded by the coding sequence ATGTCACCCAATATCCTTTGGCAGCCGAGCACGACGCAAAAGTGTTTTTTGACCGCCGCCTGCTTCGTGCTGATCGACCTCATCGCCCGCCTCCACTACGTCACCGGCTTCGCCTACGAGTTCAACAGCCTCTATACATTGCCCTTGCTGGTCTCGGCCTGGTGTCTGGGCAACATCGCCTGCGTTTGCACCACCGTATTTTGCCTGGCCGAGTGGGCGTATACGGACATCCGCCTGGACGGCGGCCAGTCGGGGCTTTTGCCCCTTGTCTGCAACACCACGACCCGGGCCGTGACCATCGGCTGCGTCATCGTACTCATGAAACGGCTGCGCCGGGCCTTGCAGCAGGAATGGGACAACTCGCGCCAGGACCTGCTCAGCGGGCTGTGGAACCGACGCTATTTTTTGGAATTGGGCGCGACCATCCTGACCTTTGCCAAACGCCATGACCTGCCCGTCACCATGGCCTTCATGGACCTCGACCGCTTCAAGGAGGTCAACGACACCTTGGGCCACGCCGTGGGCGACGACCTGCTGCGGACCGTGGCCGCCGCCATGCGGGCCCATTTCCGGTACGAGGACCTGCTGGCGCGGCTTGGCGGCGACGAGTTCGCGGCCATCATGCCGGGTATGACGGCGCAGGACGCCCAGACTCGTCTGGAATCCTTGCGCGACAAGATCCGGGAAGCCATGGACCAGCGGCGTTGGCCGGTCACGCTGAGCATCGGCGCGGTCTCTTTCGTCGTGGTCGAAGGCGGCATCGAGGACATGGTGAGCGCCGCCGACGCCGTCATGTACGAGGCAAAGGCGGCCGGCCGGGACCGCCTCGTGCTGCACACCTACCCGCCTGCTCCGGCCGCCTGA
- the rpoC gene encoding DNA-directed RNA polymerase subunit beta' produces the protein MSLDELFSMRGIGQTAVSSRTLKSIRISIASPEKIREWSFGEVKKPETINYRTFKPERDGLFCAKIFGPVKDYECNCGKYKRMKHRGIVCEKCGVEVIASKVRRERMGHIELAAPVAHIWFLKTLPSKIGTLLDMTMVDLEKVLYFDSYLVLDPKDTNLTKFQVISEEQYIQVIDHYGGEDALVVGMGAEAVRGLLEEIDLLTLRAELREESMTTKSQTKKKKIIKRLKVVEAFIESANKPEWMIMEVIPVIPPELRPLVPLDGGRFATSDLNDLYRRVINRNNRLKRLIELGAPDIIIRNEKRMLQEAVDALFDNGRRGRAITGTNGRPLKSLSDMIKGKQGRFRQNLLGKRVDYSGRSVIVVGPRLKLHQCGLPKKMALELFKPFIYSKLEEKGLATTIKTAKKMVEREELVVWDILEDVVREYPILLNRAPTLHRLGIQAFEPTLVEGKAIQLHPLVCSAYNADFDGDQMAVHVPLSVEAQIECRVLMMSTNNILSPANGTPIIVPSQDIVLGLYYLTIERSFAKGEGKIFADTGEVICAVDAGVVSLHARITCRINGERVKTTPGRIIVGELMPEGVPFELVNTVLNKRSIGKLVGDTYRMAGTKATVILCDRLKDLGYEYATRAGVSIGVKDLAIPSTKAKLLTAAQNEVDDIEVQYGEGIITRTEKYNKVVDVWTKATNDVATEMMKEISWDTLTDEASGRVEKNTSSNPIFMMIHSGSRGNQDQMRQLAGMRGLMAKPSGEIIETPITSNFREGLSVAQYFNSTHGARKGLADTALKTANSGYLTRRLVDVVQDVIITEIDCGTVDGLEITHYVKAGDIKQRVHERALGRTCMFDVYDPVTDEVIIPTNALIDEHYAQVIEDKGFSSLMIRSTLTCQSKHGVCAMCYGRDLARGHLVNVGETVGIIAAQSIGEPGTQLTMRTFHIGGTAAREIAQSSVTAQHSGRIVLSRVKSIVNQQGHTIMMGKSGQVSVVDDQGRERERYSLPSGAKLYAVAGQEVKKDQLLAEWDPFNEPFVTDVAGVIKFTDIVEGKTYQEKVDDATKRATQTIIEYRTTSYRPSVSIVDERGNPKFRPGTNTPAIFSMPVGAILMLRDGQEVFEGDIIARKPRESSKTKDIVGGLPRVAELFEVRKPKEMAVVSEIDGLVSFGPETKGKRKIIVTPEAGDPKEYLIPRGKHVTVQEGDFVEAGELLTEGYPELHDILKIKGEKFLAKYLVDEIQDVYRFQGVGINDKHIEIIVRQMLKKVSILDSGETNFLIGEQVDKIRFMEENLRVMEEGLKPAMAEPLVLGITQASLSTDSFISAASFQETTKVLTEASLMGKDDSLRGLKENVIVGRLIPAGTGYRRYMDSEIAVPRQPERPDRFLEELEESPIVGSIDLD, from the coding sequence ATGTCCCTGGACGAATTGTTCAGCATGCGCGGCATCGGCCAGACCGCCGTGTCCAGCCGTACGCTCAAATCCATTCGCATTTCCATCGCCTCTCCCGAAAAGATCCGGGAATGGTCGTTTGGCGAAGTCAAAAAGCCCGAGACCATCAACTACCGGACCTTCAAACCCGAGCGCGACGGCCTGTTTTGCGCCAAGATCTTCGGACCGGTCAAAGACTACGAGTGCAACTGCGGCAAGTACAAGCGCATGAAGCACCGCGGCATCGTGTGCGAAAAGTGCGGCGTTGAAGTCATCGCCTCCAAGGTCCGCCGCGAGCGCATGGGCCACATCGAACTGGCCGCCCCGGTGGCCCATATCTGGTTTTTGAAGACCCTGCCGTCCAAGATCGGCACCCTGCTCGACATGACCATGGTGGACCTGGAAAAGGTTCTCTATTTCGACTCCTATCTGGTGCTCGACCCTAAGGACACCAACCTCACCAAGTTCCAGGTCATTTCCGAGGAGCAGTACATCCAGGTCATCGACCACTACGGCGGCGAGGACGCTCTGGTCGTGGGCATGGGCGCGGAAGCCGTGCGCGGCCTGCTTGAGGAGATCGATCTGCTGACCCTTCGCGCCGAGCTGCGCGAAGAGTCCATGACCACCAAGTCGCAGACGAAAAAGAAAAAGATCATCAAGCGCCTCAAGGTCGTCGAGGCCTTCATCGAATCGGCCAACAAGCCCGAGTGGATGATCATGGAAGTCATTCCGGTCATCCCGCCCGAGCTGCGCCCCCTGGTCCCCCTGGACGGCGGCCGCTTCGCCACCTCCGATCTCAACGACCTCTACCGCCGCGTGATCAACCGCAACAACCGCCTCAAGCGGCTCATTGAGCTTGGCGCGCCGGACATCATCATCCGCAACGAAAAGCGCATGCTCCAGGAAGCCGTGGACGCGCTTTTTGACAACGGCCGTCGCGGCCGGGCCATCACCGGCACCAACGGCCGGCCGCTCAAGTCCCTGTCCGACATGATCAAGGGCAAGCAGGGCCGTTTCCGTCAGAACCTGCTTGGCAAGCGCGTCGACTACTCCGGCCGTTCGGTCATCGTCGTCGGCCCCCGGCTCAAGCTCCATCAGTGCGGCCTGCCCAAGAAGATGGCCCTGGAGCTTTTCAAGCCCTTCATCTATTCCAAGCTGGAAGAGAAGGGCCTGGCCACCACGATCAAGACGGCCAAGAAGATGGTCGAGCGCGAAGAGCTGGTGGTCTGGGACATCCTCGAAGACGTGGTGCGCGAGTATCCGATTCTTTTAAACCGCGCCCCGACGCTGCACCGCCTGGGCATCCAGGCCTTTGAGCCGACGCTGGTTGAAGGCAAGGCCATCCAGCTGCATCCGCTCGTCTGCTCGGCCTACAACGCCGACTTCGACGGCGACCAGATGGCCGTCCACGTGCCCCTGTCCGTGGAAGCCCAGATCGAATGCCGCGTGCTCATGATGTCCACCAACAACATCCTGTCGCCGGCCAACGGCACGCCCATCATCGTGCCGTCCCAGGACATCGTCCTGGGGCTGTACTACCTCACCATCGAGCGCAGCTTCGCCAAGGGCGAGGGCAAGATCTTCGCCGACACCGGCGAGGTCATCTGCGCCGTGGACGCCGGGGTGGTGAGCCTGCACGCCCGCATCACCTGCCGCATAAACGGCGAGCGGGTCAAAACCACGCCGGGCCGCATCATCGTCGGCGAACTCATGCCCGAGGGCGTGCCCTTCGAGCTGGTCAACACCGTGCTCAACAAGCGCAGCATCGGCAAGCTCGTGGGCGACACCTACCGCATGGCCGGCACCAAGGCCACGGTCATCCTGTGCGACCGCTTAAAAGACCTCGGCTACGAGTACGCCACCCGAGCCGGCGTCTCCATCGGCGTCAAGGATCTGGCCATCCCGTCCACCAAGGCCAAGCTCCTGACCGCCGCCCAGAACGAAGTGGACGACATCGAAGTCCAGTACGGCGAGGGCATCATCACCCGTACCGAGAAATACAACAAGGTCGTCGACGTCTGGACCAAGGCCACCAACGACGTGGCCACGGAAATGATGAAGGAGATCTCCTGGGATACGCTCACCGATGAAGCCTCGGGACGGGTGGAGAAAAACACCTCCAGCAACCCGATCTTCATGATGATCCACTCCGGATCGCGAGGCAACCAGGACCAGATGCGCCAGCTGGCCGGCATGCGCGGCCTCATGGCCAAGCCGTCGGGCGAAATCATCGAGACGCCCATTACCTCGAACTTCCGCGAGGGCCTCTCGGTCGCCCAGTACTTCAACTCCACCCACGGCGCTCGTAAAGGTCTGGCCGACACGGCGCTCAAGACCGCCAACTCCGGTTACCTGACCCGCCGTCTGGTCGACGTCGTCCAGGACGTCATCATCACCGAGATCGATTGCGGCACCGTCGACGGCCTGGAGATCACCCACTACGTCAAGGCCGGCGACATCAAGCAGCGCGTTCACGAGCGCGCCCTGGGCCGGACCTGCATGTTCGACGTCTACGATCCGGTCACCGACGAGGTCATCATCCCGACCAACGCGCTCATTGACGAGCACTACGCCCAGGTCATCGAAGACAAGGGCTTCAGCTCGCTGATGATCCGCTCGACCCTGACCTGCCAGTCCAAACACGGCGTGTGCGCCATGTGCTACGGCCGCGACCTGGCCCGGGGACACCTGGTCAACGTCGGCGAGACCGTGGGCATCATCGCCGCCCAGTCCATCGGCGAGCCGGGCACCCAGCTCACCATGCGCACCTTCCACATCGGCGGCACGGCGGCGCGCGAAATCGCCCAGTCGTCGGTGACGGCCCAGCACAGCGGTCGCATCGTGCTCTCGCGTGTCAAGTCCATCGTCAACCAGCAGGGCCACACCATCATGATGGGCAAGTCCGGCCAGGTGTCGGTGGTCGACGACCAGGGCCGCGAGCGCGAGCGCTACAGCCTGCCGTCCGGCGCGAAACTCTACGCCGTGGCCGGTCAGGAAGTGAAAAAGGACCAGCTGCTGGCCGAATGGGACCCGTTCAACGAACCGTTTGTCACCGACGTCGCCGGCGTGATCAAGTTCACCGACATCGTGGAAGGCAAGACCTACCAGGAGAAGGTGGACGACGCCACCAAGCGCGCCACGCAGACCATCATCGAATACCGCACCACTTCGTACCGTCCGTCGGTCTCCATCGTGGACGAGCGCGGCAATCCCAAGTTCCGACCCGGCACCAACACCCCGGCCATCTTCTCCATGCCCGTGGGCGCGATTCTCATGCTGCGCGACGGCCAGGAGGTCTTCGAAGGCGACATCATCGCCCGTAAGCCCCGCGAATCGTCCAAGACCAAGGACATCGTCGGCGGTCTCCCGCGCGTCGCCGAGCTCTTCGAAGTCCGCAAGCCCAAGGAAATGGCGGTCGTCTCGGAAATTGACGGCCTGGTCTCCTTTGGCCCGGAAACCAAGGGCAAGCGCAAGATCATCGTCACCCCCGAGGCTGGCGATCCCAAGGAATACCTCATCCCGCGCGGCAAGCACGTCACGGTCCAGGAAGGCGACTTCGTGGAGGCCGGCGAACTGCTGACCGAAGGCTACCCGGAATTGCACGATATCCTGAAGATCAAGGGCGAGAAGTTCCTGGCCAAGTACCTTGTGGACGAAATCCAGGACGTGTACCGGTTCCAGGGCGTGGGCATCAACGACAAGCACATCGAAATCATCGTGCGCCAGATGCTGAAAAAGGTCTCCATCCTCGATTCTGGCGAGACCAACTTCCTCATCGGCGAGCAGGTCGACAAGATCCGCTTCATGGAAGAGAACCTCCGGGTCATGGAAGAGGGCCTCAAGCCCGCCATGGCCGAACCGCTGGTGCTCGGCATCACCCAGGCCTCGCTGTCCACGGATTCGTTCATCTCGGCGGCCTCCTTCCAGGAGACCACCAAGGTGCTCACCGAAGCCTCGCTCATGGGCAAGGACGACTCCCTGCGGGGACTTAAGGAAAACGTCATCGTGGGCCGGCTCATCCCGGCCGGCACCGGCTACCGTCGCTACATGGACAGCGAAATCGCCGTGCCGCGCCAGCCCGAGCGCCCCGACCGGTTCCTGGAAGAGCTGGAAGAAAGCCCCATCGTCGGCAGCATCGATCTCGACTAG